In Biomphalaria glabrata chromosome 11, xgBioGlab47.1, whole genome shotgun sequence, the following proteins share a genomic window:
- the LOC129921734 gene encoding uncharacterized protein LOC129921734, with product MSRKEERHFTPSPHVQKKLRQFIPSPHVQKKRRHFTPSPHVQKRRKTFYPQPTCPEKKKTLLPPAHMSRKEEDTFTPQPTCPEKKKDILPPAHMSRKEEDTFTSQPTCPEKKKTLLPPSPQVQKRRHFYPQPSCPEKKKTLLPPSPHVQKSRRHFYPQPTCPEKKKTLLPPSPHVQKRRRHFYPPAHMSRKEEDTFTPAHKSRKEEDTFTPSPHVQKRRRHFYPPAHMSRKEEDTFTPQPTCPEKKKTLLPPAHMSRKEEDTFTPSPHVQKRRRHFYPPGHMSRKEEDTFTPQATCPEKKKTLLPPIPHVQKRRRHFYPLAHMSRKEEDTFTPQPTCPEKKKTLLPPAHMSRKAEDTFTPAQKSRKEEDTFTPKPTCSEKEIAIERTEHARAGLGNVLSADYTHTHLPISA from the coding sequence ATGtccagaaaagaagaaagacaTTTTACCCCCAGCCCACATGTCCAGAAAAAATTAAGACAATTTATCCCCAGCCCACATGTccagaaaaaaagaagacattttACCCCCAGCCCACATGtccagaaaagaagaaagacaTTTTACCCCCAGCCCACATGTCCAGAAAAGAAGAAGACACTTTTACCCCCAGCCCACATGTCCAGAAAAGAAGAAGACACTTTTACCCCCCAGCCCACATGtccagaaaagaagaaagacaTTTTACCCCCAGCCCACATGTCCAGAAAAGAAGAAGACACTTTTACCTCCCAGCCCACATGTCCAGAAAAGAAGAAGACACTTTTACCCCCCAGCCCACAAGTCCAGAAAAGAAGACACTTTTACCCCCAGCCCTCATGTCCAGAAAAGAAGAAGACACTTTTACCCCCCAGCCCACATGTCCAGAAAAGCAGAAGACACTTTTACCCCCAGCCCACATGTCCAGAAAAGAAGAAGACACTTTTACCCCCCAGCCCACATGTCCAGAAAAGAAGAAGACACTTTTACCCCCCAGCCCACATGTCCAGAAAAGAAGAAGACACTTTTACCCCCGCCCACAAGTCCAGAAAAGAAGAAGACACTTTTACCCCCAGCCCACATGTCCAGAAAAGAAGAAGACACTTTTACCCCCCAGCCCACATGTCCAGAAAAGAAGAAGACACTTTTACCCCCCAGCCCACATGTCCAGAAAAGAAGAAGACACTTTTACCCCCAGCCCACATGTCCAGAAAAGAAGAAGACACTTTTACCCCCAGCCCACATGTCCAGAAAAGAAGAAGACACTTTTACCCCCCAGGCCACATGTCCAGAAAAGAAGAAGACACTTTTACCCCCCAGGCCACATGTCCAGAAAAGAAGAAGACACTTTTACCCCCCATCCCACATGTCCAGAAAAGAAGAAGACACTTTTACCCTCTAGCCCACATGTCCAGAAAAGAAGAAGACACTTTTACCCCCCAGCCCACATGTCCAGAAAAGAAGAAGACACTTTTACCCCCAGCCCACATGTCCAGAAAAGCAGAAGACACTTTTACCCCCGCCCAAAAGTCCAGAAAAGAAGAAGACACTTTTACCCCCAAGCCCACATGTTCGGAAAAAGAGATTGCAATCGAGCGAACTGAGCATGCTCGAGCTGGCCTGGGTAATGTTTTGTCAGctgattacacacacacacacttacccATATCCGCGTGA